In one window of Thermoplasmata archaeon DNA:
- the dnaK gene encoding molecular chaperone DnaK produces the protein MEKILGIDLGTSNSAAAVIISGKPTIIPSAEGISIGGKAFPSYVAFTKDGQLLVGEPARRQALLNPEGTIYAAKRKMGTDYKYKVFGKEYTPQQISAFILQKIKKDAESFLGEKVRKAVITVPAYFNDNQRQATKDAGAIAGLEVIRIINEPTAASLAYGIDKLEKEQKILVYDFGGGTLDVTIMEFGGGVFEVLSTAGDTQLGGTDMDNAIIDFITNDFKNKEGIDLKKDKSAFIRVRDAAEKAKIELSTSTATEVNLPYITATQEGPKHLVMQITRAQLEELVSPIVEKTKISITAALDNAKLDKKDIDKVIFVGGPTRMPIVQKVIEEFLGKKIEHGVDPMECVALGAALQGGVLAGEVKDIVLLDVTPLTLSVETLGGVATPLIPANTTIPTKKSQIFSTAADFQTIVTIHVVQGERTLAKDNVSLGMFNLEGIPPAPRGVPQIEVTFDIDANGILNVTAQDKATGKQKSISISASTKLTKEEIEKMKKEAEKFAEEDKKRKEEIDLINTAESLVYASEKTLNEYGDKIPQENKNKVQDVIKDLKSAIESKDYQKIREYSEKLNKEIQEVGASMYQKSEPKEEKKTDETVDAEYKDKSDKE, from the coding sequence ATGGAAAAAATATTAGGAATAGATCTAGGCACTAGCAATTCAGCTGCAGCAGTTATTATATCTGGCAAACCCACTATAATTCCCAGTGCTGAAGGAATAAGCATAGGCGGTAAAGCCTTTCCAAGTTATGTGGCTTTTACAAAAGATGGTCAGTTACTGGTCGGAGAACCTGCAAGAAGACAGGCACTTTTAAATCCTGAAGGTACAATATATGCTGCAAAAAGAAAAATGGGAACTGATTATAAATATAAAGTATTTGGAAAAGAGTACACTCCACAGCAGATATCCGCCTTTATTCTCCAAAAGATTAAGAAAGATGCTGAATCATTTTTGGGAGAAAAAGTACGTAAAGCTGTAATCACAGTACCAGCATATTTTAATGATAATCAGAGACAGGCCACTAAAGATGCCGGCGCAATTGCAGGGCTTGAAGTAATTAGGATAATTAACGAGCCTACTGCAGCTTCATTAGCCTATGGGATAGATAAATTGGAAAAAGAACAGAAAATACTCGTTTACGATTTTGGTGGAGGAACACTTGATGTAACAATCATGGAATTTGGTGGCGGAGTGTTTGAAGTGCTATCCACTGCCGGTGATACTCAATTAGGTGGCACGGATATGGATAATGCAATTATAGATTTCATCACTAACGATTTCAAAAATAAAGAAGGTATAGATCTCAAAAAAGATAAAAGTGCGTTTATAAGAGTCAGAGATGCTGCTGAAAAAGCGAAGATTGAGCTATCGACTTCAACTGCCACAGAAGTAAACTTACCATATATCACTGCAACCCAAGAAGGACCTAAACATCTTGTAATGCAGATTACACGTGCTCAGTTAGAAGAGCTTGTATCTCCGATCGTAGAGAAAACTAAAATTTCCATTACAGCTGCTTTAGATAATGCAAAGTTGGACAAAAAAGACATAGATAAAGTAATATTTGTAGGAGGACCTACACGAATGCCGATAGTGCAGAAAGTTATAGAAGAATTTTTAGGCAAGAAAATTGAGCATGGCGTGGACCCAATGGAATGTGTAGCATTAGGTGCTGCATTGCAGGGTGGGGTTCTTGCAGGAGAAGTAAAAGATATTGTGCTGCTAGATGTCACACCTTTAACCTTGAGCGTTGAGACTCTTGGAGGCGTTGCTACGCCATTAATTCCCGCAAATACAACAATCCCTACAAAAAAATCTCAAATTTTCTCTACTGCTGCGGATTTTCAAACAATAGTAACTATTCATGTGGTTCAGGGAGAGCGAACATTAGCAAAAGACAATGTATCTTTAGGTATGTTCAACCTTGAAGGTATTCCGCCTGCTCCCAGAGGAGTGCCACAGATCGAAGTAACATTCGATATTGACGCAAATGGAATATTAAATGTTACTGCCCAAGATAAAGCGACCGGAAAACAGAAAAGCATATCTATAAGTGCTTCTACAAAGCTGACAAAAGAAGAAATTGAAAAGATGAAGAAAGAGGCAGAAAAATTTGCTGAAGAGGATAAGAAGAGAAAAGAGGAAATTGATCTCATTAATACTGCTGAAAGCCTGGTTTATGCCAGTGAAAAAACATTAAATGAATATGGAGACAAGATTCCACAAGAAAATAAAAATAAGGTTCAAGATGTAATTAAGGATCTGAAATCTGCTATAGAATCCAAAGATTATCAGAAAATAAGAGAGTATTCTGAAAAACTGAACAAAGAAATACAAGAAGTTGGCGCTTCTATGTACCAGAAGTCAGAACCAAAAGAAGAGAAAAAAACAGATGAGACAGTTGATGCAGAGTACAAAGATAAAAGTGACAAAGAATGA
- the grpE gene encoding nucleotide exchange factor GrpE, with amino-acid sequence MRVSGWINMPKKTDTKEAMKNKLEQCNESLIKKDAVIEELEKKIKSLDESIKGYNDKLLRMQADFENYQKVIQRGEEEFIKSANRKLILDLLDDLENLELAVEKASAKDQFYNAVLGITQHLWNTLTRFGVKKIETKNKKFDPFYHEVIATEEGDGEDGTIIEEYKRGYLLYDSLLKPAKVKVLKKR; translated from the coding sequence ATGAGAGTTTCAGGATGGATCAATATGCCTAAGAAAACAGATACAAAAGAGGCAATGAAAAATAAGCTTGAACAATGTAATGAATCATTGATCAAGAAAGATGCGGTTATTGAAGAACTCGAAAAAAAGATAAAATCATTAGATGAAAGCATTAAAGGATACAATGACAAATTATTAAGAATGCAGGCTGATTTTGAAAATTATCAGAAAGTAATACAGAGAGGAGAAGAGGAATTTATAAAATCTGCGAACAGAAAATTGATACTTGATCTTCTGGACGATCTTGAAAATCTGGAGCTGGCTGTCGAGAAGGCAAGTGCAAAAGACCAGTTTTATAATGCTGTTTTAGGGATAACTCAGCATTTATGGAACACCTTGACCAGATTCGGCGTGAAAAAAATTGAAACAAAAAACAAGAAATTTGATCCATTTTACCACGAAGTTATCGCTACAGAAGAAGGAGATGGGGAAGACGGGACTATAATAGAAGAATATAAAAGAGGGTATCTTTTATATGATTCATTACTCAAACCCGCTAAAGTTAAAGTTTTAAAAAAGAGGTGA
- the eif1A gene encoding translation initiation factor eIF-1A, producing the protein MPYYRKNNESTEMEITRVPLPNKNNGELFGIVDKLLGSARMTVMCEDGKARTIRVPGKIKKKMWIKEGDLVIIKPWSFQDDKGDIVYRYSHTQVSYLSRNRLLPEILDVFGKA; encoded by the coding sequence ATGCCATATTATAGAAAAAATAATGAAAGTACTGAAATGGAGATTACGAGAGTGCCATTGCCTAATAAGAATAATGGAGAGCTATTTGGAATAGTTGACAAGTTGCTGGGCAGTGCAAGAATGACTGTAATGTGTGAAGATGGTAAGGCTAGAACGATCAGAGTTCCGGGGAAAATAAAAAAGAAAATGTGGATTAAAGAGGGAGATCTTGTAATAATAAAACCATGGAGTTTCCAGGATGATAAGGGGGATATTGTGTACAGATACTCTCACACACAAGTTTCTTATTTGAGTAGAAACAGGCTATTGCCTGAAATTTTGGATGTATTTGGAAAAGCATGA
- a CDS encoding serine protein kinase RIO has product MINEEDREYLNRKIKIERQIKRSEDRNTYDEVFDKRTLLAFYYLFNHGILDTLNYSISTGKEANVFIGEKDGKSYAIKVYRTSNANFKAIINYIEGDYRFDKVKKTKDNIIYLWAQKEFKNLELMHKFHVHVPKPIISYQNILIMQYLGTSKSSAPTLKDVKLEDPANVFEEVKKSILLIVNKAKLVHSDLSEYNILYYRKLPYIIDVGQSVPLNHPLAIEFLRRDIENIVKYFNKYGLKIKQDEIFKGLKLGD; this is encoded by the coding sequence ATGATAAATGAAGAAGATAGAGAATATCTTAACAGAAAAATAAAGATTGAAAGGCAGATAAAAAGGTCAGAAGATCGCAATACATATGACGAAGTATTTGATAAGAGAACGCTGTTGGCATTTTATTATCTTTTTAACCATGGAATATTGGACACCCTTAATTATTCAATATCTACGGGAAAAGAAGCAAATGTTTTCATAGGGGAAAAAGATGGGAAATCATATGCTATTAAAGTTTACAGAACTTCAAACGCCAATTTTAAAGCTATAATTAACTATATTGAGGGAGATTACAGATTCGATAAAGTTAAAAAAACTAAAGATAACATTATCTATCTATGGGCACAAAAAGAGTTTAAAAATCTTGAGCTCATGCATAAATTTCATGTTCATGTTCCAAAGCCGATAATATCTTATCAAAATATATTGATCATGCAATATCTAGGCACATCCAAATCTTCTGCACCTACTCTAAAAGATGTGAAATTAGAAGATCCGGCAAATGTATTCGAAGAAGTAAAGAAATCTATCTTGCTCATTGTAAATAAGGCGAAACTGGTTCATAGTGATCTCAGTGAATATAATATTCTATATTATAGAAAATTGCCATATATAATAGATGTAGGGCAGAGTGTACCTTTAAATCATCCTTTAGCCATAGAATTTTTAAGGAGGGACATAGAAAATATAGTAAAATATTTTAATAAGTACGGGTTAAAGATTAAACAAGATGAAATATTTAAAGGATTGAAATTAGGCGATTGA
- a CDS encoding KH domain-containing protein: protein MFYLKVPRMRIGALIGRNGETKETIERSTDTKLEIDSEDGSVVIDDTGSDPISAMKCKDIVQAIGRGFSPKNAFKLFNEDIFLEVIDLKDFYGKREKKVHVARARIIGTDGKVRRTIEELTGSNVSVYGNTISIIGNFDEIELAKKSVEMLLEGSKHSTVYKFLEVRNRDEKHKVDYY, encoded by the coding sequence ATGTTTTATTTAAAAGTTCCAAGGATGAGGATTGGTGCATTGATAGGAAGGAACGGAGAGACCAAAGAGACTATAGAGCGTTCCACAGATACAAAATTAGAGATAGACTCTGAAGATGGATCTGTAGTGATAGATGACACTGGCAGTGATCCCATATCTGCAATGAAATGCAAGGACATAGTGCAAGCTATAGGGCGTGGTTTTTCGCCGAAAAATGCATTCAAGCTCTTCAACGAAGACATATTTTTAGAGGTTATTGATCTGAAAGATTTTTATGGTAAACGTGAAAAAAAAGTTCATGTGGCTAGGGCTAGGATTATTGGCACTGACGGAAAGGTGAGAAGAACTATAGAGGAATTGACAGGATCGAATGTTTCTGTATATGGTAACACAATATCCATAATTGGTAACTTTGATGAAATTGAGCTTGCAAAAAAGTCAGTTGAAATGTTGTTAGAGGGTAGTAAACATTCGACAGTATACAAGTTTTTGGAAGTCAGAAACAGGGATGAAAAACATAAAGTAGATTATTACTAG
- a CDS encoding DUF99 family protein, protein MKKNIRALGIDDLPFKLRSEKSGIVGTVMRAQAYIEGVAVKPIKVDGDDVTFKLIELLENSKFLDQLRVIFTNGITFGGFNVLDLEKVYQKYSIPIITISRKMPDFQKIEDALKKHFSNWEMKLYLMKKLEIHKIINNNSEIFTQYLGIEDSDAVKIIKLFTVRGAVPEPIRISHIIASAIYFGESHSKV, encoded by the coding sequence ATGAAAAAAAATATAAGAGCACTGGGTATAGACGATCTGCCTTTCAAACTTAGGTCTGAAAAGAGTGGAATTGTAGGCACTGTTATGCGAGCTCAGGCATATATAGAAGGTGTGGCTGTAAAGCCCATAAAGGTGGACGGAGATGACGTAACCTTTAAATTAATTGAGCTTCTTGAAAATTCAAAATTTTTGGATCAACTTCGCGTTATTTTCACAAATGGCATTACTTTCGGAGGGTTTAATGTCCTTGATTTGGAAAAAGTATACCAAAAATACAGTATTCCGATAATCACAATATCCAGGAAAATGCCAGACTTTCAAAAAATTGAAGATGCTCTTAAAAAACATTTTTCGAACTGGGAAATGAAATTATATTTAATGAAAAAATTAGAGATCCATAAAATTATAAACAATAACTCTGAGATTTTTACCCAATATTTAGGTATTGAAGATTCTGATGCTGTAAAAATTATTAAGCTATTTACAGTTAGAGGTGCCGTTCCAGAGCCGATAAGAATATCCCATATAATTGCCAGTGCCATCTATTTTGGGGAATCCCATTCTAAGGTCTAG
- the pth2 gene encoding peptidyl-tRNA hydrolase Pth2, protein MDYKLVIVVRDDLTLSKGKLAAQVAHASVECAIKAKDKIPDVFRGWYREGQKKVVLKVKNEKELFLLKEKAESIGFVTALITDAGLTEVPPGTVTCLGIGPDKEEFLDKITSSLPLL, encoded by the coding sequence ATGGATTATAAACTTGTTATTGTTGTAAGAGATGATCTTACCTTATCTAAAGGTAAGTTGGCAGCCCAGGTAGCACATGCTTCTGTAGAATGCGCAATTAAAGCTAAAGATAAAATCCCGGATGTTTTTAGAGGATGGTATAGAGAAGGCCAGAAAAAGGTGGTTTTAAAGGTTAAAAACGAAAAAGAACTGTTTTTACTGAAAGAAAAGGCTGAATCTATAGGGTTTGTCACCGCTTTGATCACGGATGCAGGATTGACAGAAGTGCCTCCCGGCACTGTTACTTGCCTAGGGATAGGACCTGACAAAGAGGAATTTCTGGATAAGATTACCTCTTCTCTACCACTGTTATGA
- a CDS encoding translation initiation factor IF-5A, with translation MSWKDVEVRELKEGHYIIIDDEPCKIVEFTTSKPGKHGEAKARIVAIGVFNNQKKNVVYPVKHKVKSPIIEKKNAQVLSVNENTVQLMDTSTYETFEMDIPEEFKGQIVAGSEIQYWEALGKRKIMKT, from the coding sequence ATGTCATGGAAAGATGTAGAAGTAAGAGAACTGAAAGAAGGACATTATATAATTATCGATGATGAACCCTGCAAAATTGTTGAGTTCACAACATCCAAGCCAGGGAAACATGGTGAGGCAAAAGCCAGGATAGTTGCTATAGGAGTTTTTAATAACCAGAAAAAAAATGTAGTATACCCGGTAAAGCATAAGGTTAAGTCTCCCATTATAGAAAAGAAGAATGCACAGGTACTGTCTGTCAACGAAAACACAGTACAGCTGATGGATACATCAACATATGAAACTTTTGAGATGGACATACCTGAAGAGTTCAAAGGGCAGATTGTCGCAGGATCAGAGATACAGTATTGGGAAGCGCTTGGAAAAAGAAAGATAATGAAAACATAA
- the speB gene encoding agmatinase — protein MPYLLKYADSNADFEEAEFVIFGVPFDGTTSYRGGARFAPNSIREASINIESFIFEKKFSMNNVNLHDMGNLEEKGYVEDVISEVEFYANDILDKSKFPIMLGGEHSITTGIAKALKERDAAIIFLDAHLDFRKEYLGVKYSHACVARRSYEILGNKRTAAFGVRSISEEEYYDALEKKYFYISAYNFKAIGWKKAIDQILENISSKKIFLSLDIDGIDPAFAPAVATPEPYGLDPSDVKHIIDYIGDRLIGADIVEISPHYDQGNTAMLGARLLQEIVSSKNMKK, from the coding sequence ATGCCCTATCTGTTAAAATATGCGGATTCTAATGCAGATTTTGAAGAAGCAGAGTTTGTGATATTTGGAGTTCCGTTCGATGGCACTACTTCATATCGCGGGGGTGCGAGATTTGCACCAAATTCGATCAGAGAAGCGTCAATCAACATAGAATCTTTTATCTTTGAAAAAAAGTTTAGCATGAATAATGTAAATTTGCATGATATGGGTAACCTGGAAGAAAAAGGATATGTTGAAGATGTGATATCAGAGGTAGAGTTCTATGCTAATGATATTCTTGACAAGTCTAAGTTTCCAATTATGCTAGGCGGGGAACATTCTATAACAACAGGCATTGCTAAAGCACTGAAAGAAAGAGATGCAGCGATAATCTTTTTAGACGCACATCTGGACTTCAGAAAAGAATACTTAGGGGTAAAATACAGCCATGCATGCGTTGCAAGGAGAAGTTATGAAATATTAGGGAACAAAAGAACTGCAGCATTTGGGGTAAGATCCATTTCTGAAGAAGAGTACTATGATGCATTAGAAAAAAAATATTTTTATATTTCTGCCTACAATTTCAAAGCCATTGGCTGGAAGAAAGCCATAGATCAAATTTTAGAAAATATTTCATCTAAAAAAATATTTTTGTCATTGGATATTGACGGCATAGATCCTGCATTTGCGCCGGCAGTAGCCACTCCAGAACCTTACGGGTTAGATCCTTCTGATGTGAAACATATAATAGATTATATTGGAGATAGGCTAATTGGTGCAGATATTGTTGAGATTTCTCCGCATTATGATCAAGGCAATACTGCAATGCTGGGTGCAAGGTTGTTGCAGGAGATAGTGTCATCTAAAAATATGAAAAAATAG
- a CDS encoding DUF835 domain-containing protein, which translates to MKTDFLAGYKQATESVMRELKEILDKLHIDESAKKELLMFINEKQKKMTILEKNLKFRTMQKPDYNLSLGKSYIVNEKKPKLVFSIFKQVLDKSYPGICISRIHPSTLDIYKNYPAVNYYWLTKLDRGTNSLGAKELPVTDLSKISSKVQEFLAQNNNSIILLDGIESMINNTNFNSVLKMVENLKDYVSENHGILLVTLDFDILDEKQKSFIMKEFEYVFEETKK; encoded by the coding sequence ATGAAAACAGATTTTCTGGCGGGATATAAACAAGCAACAGAATCAGTTATGCGAGAATTAAAAGAAATCTTAGATAAACTGCATATTGATGAGTCCGCCAAGAAAGAACTTTTAATGTTTATAAATGAAAAGCAGAAAAAAATGACAATACTAGAAAAGAATCTGAAATTTAGAACTATGCAGAAACCAGATTATAACTTATCTTTGGGGAAATCATATATAGTTAACGAAAAAAAACCAAAGTTAGTATTTAGTATATTCAAGCAGGTACTTGACAAGAGCTATCCTGGTATATGTATATCAAGGATTCATCCATCAACCCTGGACATCTATAAAAATTATCCGGCAGTGAACTATTACTGGCTCACAAAATTAGACAGAGGCACAAATAGTTTAGGAGCTAAAGAGCTACCGGTCACAGATCTTAGCAAAATCTCTTCAAAAGTGCAGGAGTTTCTAGCTCAAAATAATAACAGCATTATTCTTTTAGACGGTATAGAATCCATGATAAACAACACTAATTTTAATTCTGTATTAAAGATGGTAGAAAATTTGAAAGATTACGTTTCAGAAAATCATGGCATTTTGTTAGTGACTTTAGATTTTGATATATTAGATGAAAAGCAAAAAAGTTTTATTATGAAAGAGTTTGAATATGTATTTGAAGAAACAAAAAAATAA
- a CDS encoding 50S ribosomal protein L16, giving the protein MTKKPGRMYRQITGPAYSRREYISGVPASRIQQFEHGDLKNQTRFGYELLLRAVESCQIRHTSLEAARISANKYLMSAVGTVNYYLKIIKYPHHILREHKMATGAGADRISSGMSMAFGRPVGTAARVKAGEVLFLLRIDSQNLDKAKEAFRKATMKLPTPCKIEINQFKN; this is encoded by the coding sequence ATGACAAAAAAACCAGGCCGAATGTATCGACAGATAACAGGACCAGCATATTCTAGAAGAGAGTATATTTCAGGAGTCCCAGCCTCTAGAATTCAACAGTTTGAGCACGGAGATCTTAAAAACCAAACTCGCTTTGGATATGAATTGTTGCTTAGAGCTGTGGAATCTTGCCAGATCAGACATACATCTCTCGAAGCAGCCAGAATTTCTGCAAATAAATATTTGATGTCTGCTGTGGGTACTGTTAACTATTATTTGAAAATTATCAAATATCCTCACCACATATTAAGAGAACATAAAATGGCTACTGGCGCTGGAGCAGATAGAATATCAAGTGGGATGAGCATGGCGTTTGGTAGACCTGTTGGCACTGCAGCCAGAGTAAAAGCAGGAGAAGTATTATTTTTGCTAAGAATTGATTCCCAAAATTTAGATAAAGCCAAAGAAGCTTTTAGAAAAGCAACCATGAAGTTGCCTACACCTTGTAAAATAGAGATTAATCAGTTTAAAAACTGA
- a CDS encoding PadR family transcriptional regulator → MNTKEWIFRGTISLLILRYLLDGPSHGYALQKKISEDVKYNLPAGMIYTLLKSLEKKRFIIESIDTKSKGRVKKTYVITEHGRSFLKNHREPLSIAYKILGELITVTSQM, encoded by the coding sequence ATGAACACAAAAGAGTGGATCTTTCGCGGTACTATTTCTTTACTTATATTGAGATATTTATTGGATGGTCCTTCACACGGTTATGCGCTGCAGAAGAAGATTTCGGAAGATGTTAAATATAATTTACCGGCCGGAATGATCTATACGCTTTTAAAATCGTTAGAAAAGAAAAGATTCATAATTGAGAGCATAGACACCAAATCAAAGGGAAGAGTAAAAAAGACTTACGTAATCACTGAGCATGGCAGATCATTTTTAAAGAACCACAGAGAGCCTCTTTCGATTGCTTACAAGATATTAGGGGAATTAATTACAGTAACATCTCAAATGTAA
- a CDS encoding 50S ribosomal protein L18e, with translation MTTKTNIELIDLINNLKKQSLDEKVKIWKDVAIRLEKPLKNYAAVNVSKIERYAKNEDIILIPGKVLGSGNLNKKLTVIAYRFSKEAKEKIESIGGKTLSIKDALVQNPKGSNIRIFR, from the coding sequence ATGACAACTAAAACAAATATTGAGCTGATAGATCTTATCAACAATTTAAAAAAGCAGTCGTTAGATGAAAAGGTGAAGATTTGGAAAGATGTAGCAATCAGGTTAGAAAAACCTTTAAAGAATTATGCAGCAGTAAATGTAAGCAAAATTGAAAGATATGCTAAGAATGAAGATATTATATTAATACCTGGCAAAGTATTGGGTTCTGGGAACTTAAATAAAAAATTAACAGTAATTGCATACAGGTTTTCAAAAGAGGCTAAAGAGAAGATAGAGTCTATTGGAGGAAAAACTTTGAGCATAAAAGATGCTTTAGTTCAGAATCCAAAAGGCAGTAATATAAGGATATTCAGGTGA
- a CDS encoding 50S ribosomal protein L13: MDIIDAEGLIVGRLSSIVAKKLLDGGNVVIVNADKAIIIGRRANIIQRYKAKYERGSIRKGPFFPRMPDRILRRTVRGMLPMKSSHGKIAYKNLMVYIGVPKEYVDGKRIVIEEAKNEKVKGFVTLKEISKQLGAKL, from the coding sequence ATGGATATAATTGATGCAGAGGGATTGATAGTGGGAAGACTCTCATCTATTGTTGCAAAAAAACTATTAGATGGAGGAAATGTAGTGATAGTAAATGCGGATAAGGCGATAATCATTGGAAGAAGAGCTAATATTATACAAAGATACAAAGCGAAGTATGAGCGAGGGTCTATCAGAAAAGGTCCTTTTTTTCCAAGGATGCCAGATCGTATATTAAGGAGAACAGTCAGAGGAATGTTACCAATGAAAAGTTCACATGGCAAGATTGCATATAAAAACCTGATGGTTTACATTGGAGTTCCTAAAGAATATGTAGATGGTAAGAGAATAGTAATAGAAGAAGCGAAAAATGAAAAAGTTAAAGGATTCGTAACTTTAAAAGAGATATCCAAGCAGTTAGGTGCAAAATTATAA
- a CDS encoding 30S ribosomal protein S9, whose protein sequence is MKTVVTSGKRKTAIAKAIVREGKGIVRINKQLLDVYMPELARLKIKEPLLLIGEKLNSIDIDINVSGGGVIGQADASRTAIARAILQYFDDPTIKDMYREYDRTLLVNDVRRKMPKLPMGRGARSKKQKSYR, encoded by the coding sequence ATGAAAACGGTAGTGACAAGTGGAAAAAGAAAAACTGCCATTGCGAAGGCAATAGTTAGAGAAGGTAAAGGAATAGTCAGAATAAACAAACAGTTACTGGATGTTTACATGCCAGAGCTTGCAAGATTGAAGATCAAAGAGCCATTATTACTTATTGGTGAAAAACTTAATTCTATAGACATAGATATAAATGTATCTGGCGGTGGAGTAATAGGGCAAGCTGATGCCAGCAGAACTGCAATTGCGAGAGCTATTTTACAGTATTTTGATGATCCGACTATTAAGGATATGTACAGAGAGTATGATAGAACGCTATTAGTAAACGATGTTAGAAGAAAGATGCCTAAGTTACCAATGGGTCGCGGTGCCAGAAGTAAAAAGCAGAAATCTTACAGGTGA
- a CDS encoding DNA-directed RNA polymerase subunit N, with the protein MIIPVRCYSCGRVIASDYMNFKEKVDEIRKKENRDPTVEEIKSIFEQIGVRRYCCKRMIISHIDLIDEVIPFD; encoded by the coding sequence ATGATAATTCCTGTAAGGTGTTATTCTTGTGGTAGGGTTATAGCTTCGGATTACATGAACTTTAAAGAGAAAGTAGATGAAATCCGAAAAAAAGAGAACAGAGATCCAACTGTGGAAGAGATCAAAAGCATTTTTGAGCAGATTGGAGTCAGAAGATACTGTTGTAAAAGAATGATCATATCACATATAGATCTGATCGATGAGGTTATTCCCTTTGACTGA
- a CDS encoding tyrosine--tRNA ligase translates to MNMNIILKNVQEVITRKELEDLAERGTKVKGYVGFEPSGFVHLGTGLICGNKIKDLAEEGIDVTVLLADWHAYINDKLGGDMDKIRISGEYMKQSFLKLGVPSSVKFIFADELVNRREYWEKVIKVAKRTSLKRVKRAMSIMGRKEDEADLDSSKIIYPFMQVADIFDLDLDIAYGGMDQRHAHMLARELAPKLNYKVPIAIHTPLLPGLQGTGRMDPAEAKMSKSKPNSSINVHENADIIRAKISKAYCQEKEIINNPLLKIAEYIIFPYYKDKITIKREEKFGGDITMSSYRELEHNFAEGLIHPLDLKNSIADELIEILKPVNSYFSRHTDLIEGMK, encoded by the coding sequence ATGAACATGAACATAATTTTGAAAAATGTGCAGGAGGTAATAACCAGAAAGGAGCTTGAAGACTTAGCAGAAAGAGGTACGAAAGTTAAAGGGTATGTTGGTTTTGAACCGTCAGGGTTTGTGCATTTAGGAACTGGGCTGATATGTGGCAACAAAATCAAGGATTTAGCAGAGGAAGGAATTGATGTTACAGTGTTGCTTGCAGACTGGCATGCATATATAAATGATAAGCTTGGCGGAGACATGGACAAAATCAGAATTTCTGGGGAGTATATGAAGCAATCTTTTTTAAAGTTAGGTGTGCCAAGCTCTGTAAAATTCATATTTGCGGATGAGCTTGTAAATCGAAGAGAATACTGGGAAAAAGTGATCAAGGTTGCTAAAAGAACCTCTTTAAAGAGAGTAAAAAGGGCTATGAGCATAATGGGCAGAAAGGAGGATGAGGCAGATTTAGATTCATCAAAGATAATTTATCCGTTTATGCAGGTTGCAGACATATTTGATCTGGATCTGGATATAGCATATGGTGGCATGGATCAGAGACATGCGCATATGCTCGCAAGAGAACTTGCACCAAAACTTAACTATAAGGTTCCTATCGCAATACATACACCGTTATTACCGGGATTGCAGGGAACTGGAAGAATGGACCCTGCTGAAGCTAAGATGAGCAAAAGCAAGCCTAACAGCAGTATAAATGTTCATGAAAACGCAGATATTATACGTGCAAAGATCTCGAAAGCATACTGTCAAGAGAAAGAAATTATAAATAATCCGCTCTTGAAAATTGCAGAGTATATTATATTTCCATATTATAAAGACAAGATCACGATAAAAAGGGAAGAAAAATTCGGGGGAGACATTACAATGAGCAGTTATAGAGAGCTAGAGCACAATTTTGCAGAGGGATTGATCCATCCGCTAGATCTCAAAAACTCAATTGCAGATGAGCTTATTGAGATATTAAAGCCTGTTAACTCCTATTTTTCAAGACACACAGATCTAATAGAAGGAATGAAGTGA